From the genome of Hymenobacter cellulosilyticus, one region includes:
- a CDS encoding DNA repair ATPase, whose protein sequence is MEAQATQLETGTYEILRNRLLKSSTDLRQRLDLLNTERKQVFGAVDTRLLGTGRITTENNCVPWDMVPVGQRFIFGYNVVLGLKAEPDLADVFGVYEYAEHDFRPLGLELLQNPQFLEEFRNLYRYYKNTQFVKFAVIGVHLFMVFRVGKSASDVKTFKWLIQGDTLSYIDNRSDHEYTFPPQHEFSWKRATRDMQRGGKHPHISIEDKVFVETVGGDLTIKVEDNTTSGHGILSEPVDNKDQTLDDSEIYYAVVGNLILLKIRPYQEQQYRYFIFNHKLKTAQRLDALADACVLLPDGQGLIFPHGFYLQTGDNKLFDNGLREMLFEKRVVSPNGEDFLYVFFNKDHGTYLLLSYNRIAQRVDNPIVCHGYALFENGELCYFRADDEPKKHHAVQIWQTPYTAPDFQLPVTSDSYLYKLGNKEIVRAMSEVQEVLTLTGKDDSYAGLYLDLIRQTTALTDAYHWLREPAAQALAEPLGEIRQTATAAVEEFEKVQSIRKNTAQQTAAVFQKADELTGRIRRSAPDTVTEFVQLLGELRGVRGEVISLKELRYVELPAVEKHAADLEALSKEVALQTVDFLLRPDALLPYSQRVQAIADGVEQVQKTVEADQREQETAAVAQELELLIEVVSNLPIPDPTQTTAIIDNISTVYARFNQIRAALKRRRQALAGTEAQAEFTAQLKLLEQALTNYLDLADTPAKCDEYLTKLMVQLEELEGKFPDFDQFIEQLTTRREQVVEAFESKKTALVAARNQRATALLQSAERLLKAVQSRLTRLESVADINGYFAADVMVEKVRQMAQELINLGDSVKSDDVLSRLKTLREDAVRQLRDRADLYADGGQTLKFGPHAFTVNTQPLELTVVLRDGDLHYHLTGTNFFQKITDPALLASKPVWEQTVLSENQDVYRAEFLAWRILQAAQHPAPANPEAGRAAVLSVPELGHLSPAELLTYVQQFMAARYQEGYLKGVHDHDAALLLTALVRLTRTADLLRYPADTRAAAALYWLRFADPDQRAHWERQLQGIGVLLQVFPDSQEFDELKTELQTAVDHFAEQTGLFTLGQVAEAGDYLFHELTHTGTFIIAAEAAELYQQFQKQLHERQATELFQQSIDQLKDQPVAQFNLVRQWVQAVQPKRLTPQPPLQGERESQPLANGTGLAHTSVQHAPNENRQAPSSPLGEGAGLVRRLSAPCCCSLRPTTLPA, encoded by the coding sequence ATGGAAGCTCAAGCTACCCAACTCGAAACCGGCACCTACGAAATCCTGCGCAACCGCCTGCTCAAAAGCAGCACCGACCTACGCCAGCGCCTGGACCTGCTCAATACCGAGCGTAAGCAGGTGTTCGGGGCCGTGGATACCCGCCTGCTAGGCACCGGCCGCATTACCACCGAAAACAACTGTGTGCCCTGGGACATGGTGCCGGTGGGGCAGCGGTTCATCTTCGGGTACAACGTAGTGCTGGGGCTGAAGGCGGAGCCGGATCTAGCCGACGTGTTTGGGGTGTACGAGTACGCCGAGCACGACTTCCGGCCGCTGGGCCTCGAGCTGCTGCAGAACCCGCAGTTTTTGGAGGAGTTTCGCAACCTGTACCGATACTACAAGAACACCCAGTTCGTGAAGTTCGCCGTCATCGGCGTGCACCTGTTCATGGTGTTTCGGGTGGGCAAGAGCGCCTCGGATGTGAAGACGTTTAAGTGGCTGATTCAGGGCGACACGCTGAGCTACATCGACAACCGTTCCGACCACGAGTACACCTTCCCGCCCCAGCACGAGTTCAGCTGGAAGCGCGCCACCCGCGACATGCAGCGCGGCGGCAAGCACCCCCACATCAGCATCGAGGACAAGGTGTTTGTGGAAACCGTGGGCGGCGACCTGACCATCAAAGTTGAGGATAACACCACTTCGGGCCACGGCATTCTGAGCGAGCCGGTCGACAACAAGGACCAGACCCTGGACGACTCGGAAATCTACTACGCGGTAGTCGGCAACCTGATTCTGCTCAAGATCCGGCCCTACCAGGAGCAGCAGTACCGCTACTTCATCTTCAACCACAAGCTCAAAACCGCCCAGCGCCTCGATGCCCTGGCCGACGCCTGCGTGCTGCTACCCGACGGCCAGGGCCTGATCTTTCCCCACGGCTTCTACCTACAAACCGGCGACAACAAGCTCTTCGATAACGGCCTGCGCGAGATGCTGTTTGAGAAGCGCGTCGTGTCGCCGAACGGGGAGGATTTTCTGTACGTGTTCTTCAACAAGGACCACGGCACCTACCTGCTGCTGAGCTACAACCGCATTGCCCAGCGCGTGGACAACCCCATTGTGTGCCACGGCTACGCCTTATTCGAGAACGGGGAGCTGTGTTACTTCCGGGCCGACGACGAGCCCAAGAAGCACCACGCCGTGCAGATCTGGCAAACGCCCTACACCGCCCCGGATTTCCAGTTGCCTGTCACCTCCGATTCCTACCTCTACAAGCTGGGAAACAAGGAAATCGTGCGGGCCATGAGCGAGGTGCAGGAAGTGCTGACGCTGACCGGCAAGGACGACTCTTACGCGGGCCTCTACCTCGACCTGATCCGCCAGACCACCGCCCTGACCGACGCCTACCACTGGCTGCGCGAGCCCGCGGCCCAGGCCCTGGCCGAGCCCCTGGGTGAAATCCGGCAGACGGCTACGGCGGCCGTGGAGGAGTTTGAGAAGGTGCAGAGCATCCGCAAGAACACGGCCCAGCAAACGGCCGCCGTGTTCCAGAAAGCCGACGAGCTGACCGGCCGCATCCGCCGTTCGGCGCCCGATACGGTCACGGAATTCGTGCAGTTGCTGGGCGAGCTGCGCGGGGTGCGGGGCGAGGTAATTTCGCTCAAAGAGCTGCGCTACGTGGAGCTGCCGGCCGTGGAAAAGCACGCCGCCGACCTGGAAGCCCTGAGCAAGGAAGTGGCCCTGCAAACGGTGGACTTTCTGCTCCGGCCCGATGCGCTGCTGCCTTATTCTCAGCGTGTGCAGGCTATTGCCGACGGCGTGGAGCAGGTGCAGAAAACCGTGGAGGCCGACCAGCGCGAGCAGGAAACGGCCGCCGTGGCCCAGGAGCTGGAGCTGCTCATTGAGGTGGTGAGCAACCTACCCATCCCCGACCCGACCCAGACCACGGCCATCATCGACAACATCTCGACCGTGTACGCCCGCTTCAACCAGATCCGGGCGGCCCTGAAGCGGCGGCGGCAGGCCCTGGCCGGCACCGAGGCCCAGGCCGAGTTTACGGCCCAGCTCAAGCTGCTGGAACAGGCCCTGACCAACTACCTCGACTTGGCCGACACGCCCGCCAAGTGCGACGAGTACCTGACCAAGCTCATGGTGCAGCTCGAAGAGCTGGAAGGCAAGTTTCCCGATTTCGACCAGTTTATCGAGCAGCTCACCACCCGCCGCGAGCAGGTAGTAGAAGCCTTCGAGTCGAAGAAAACGGCCCTGGTAGCGGCCCGTAACCAGCGCGCCACCGCCCTGCTGCAAAGCGCCGAGCGGCTACTGAAGGCCGTGCAAAGCCGCCTCACCCGCCTGGAATCGGTGGCGGACATCAACGGGTACTTTGCCGCCGACGTGATGGTGGAAAAGGTGCGCCAAATGGCCCAGGAGCTGATTAACCTCGGCGACTCGGTGAAGTCGGATGATGTGCTGAGCCGGCTGAAAACCCTGCGCGAGGACGCCGTGCGCCAGCTCCGCGACCGGGCCGACCTCTACGCCGACGGCGGCCAGACCCTCAAGTTCGGTCCCCACGCCTTCACCGTGAACACCCAGCCCCTGGAGCTGACCGTGGTGCTGCGCGACGGCGACCTGCACTACCACCTGACCGGCACCAACTTCTTTCAGAAGATAACCGACCCCGCCCTGCTGGCCTCCAAGCCCGTTTGGGAGCAAACCGTGCTGTCGGAAAACCAGGACGTGTACCGGGCCGAGTTTCTGGCCTGGCGCATTCTGCAGGCGGCCCAGCACCCCGCTCCTGCCAACCCCGAAGCGGGCCGGGCCGCTGTGCTGTCCGTACCCGAGCTAGGCCACCTCAGCCCCGCCGAGCTGCTAACCTATGTGCAGCAGTTTATGGCTGCGCGCTACCAGGAAGGCTACCTCAAAGGCGTGCACGACCACGACGCGGCCCTGCTGCTCACGGCCCTGGTGCGCCTCACCCGCACCGCCGACCTGCTCCGCTACCCGGCCGACACCCGCGCCGCGGCGGCCCTCTACTGGCTGCGCTTCGCCGACCCCGACCAGCGCGCCCACTGGGAGCGGCAGTTGCAGGGCATAGGGGTGCTGCTCCAGGTCTTCCCCGATTCGCAGGAGTTTGATGAGCTCAAAACCGAGCTGCAAACGGCCGTAGACCACTTCGCGGAGCAAACCGGACTGTTTACGCTAGGCCAGGTGGCAGAAGCCGGTGACTACCTTTTCCACGAGCTAACCCACACCGGCACCTTCATCATTGCCGCCGAAGCCGCCGAGCTCTACCAGCAGTTCCAGAAGCAGCTGCACGAGCGCCAGGCCACGGAGCTGTTTCAGCAGTCTATTGATCAGCTAAAAGACCAGCCGGTAGCGCAGTTCAATTTGGTGCGCCAGTGGGTGCAGGCGGTACAACCGAAGCGCCTCACCCCCCAGCCCCCTCTCCAAGGGGAGAGGGAGAGCCAGCCGTTAGCAAACGGTACTGGGCTAGCGCATACCTCAGTACAACATGCGCCCAACGAAAATCGTCAGGCTCCCTCCTCTCCCCTTGGAGAGGGGGCCGGGTTGGTGAGGCGCTTGAGTGCGCCGTGCTGTTGCTCACTCAGACCTACGACCCTGCCCGCGTAG
- a CDS encoding AAA family ATPase, whose translation MLLLTQTYDPARVVHTPTLETLEGFQGTHPRLADDRTYQLNFPDFRRRLLHYDRATVAQYEAFQEVKKQLLGRAAEDMRLEDFRPRVLTSFVRNRLIDQVYLPIIGANLAKQIGTAGEGKRTDLMGLLLLISPPGYGKTTLMEYVANRLGLIFMKINGPAIGHAVTSVDPAQAPNAGARQELEKLNLAFEMGDNVMIYVDDIQHCNPEFLQKFISLCDAQRKIEGVYQGRPRTYDFRGRKVCVVMAGNPYTESGDVFQLPDMLANRADIYNLGDILTAGSEDAFRLSYLENALTSNAALARLSTQSPQDVPALIRLAETGQQDGLSFEGNHSPEELNEYVAVLQKLLRLRDVVARVNAAYIASAAQADAYRTEPPFKLQGSYRNMNKLAEKVRPVMNDQEIEQLLAAHYESEAQTLTSATEANLLKLRELLGWLTPEQAARWQQIKQTYLDNLRNSGAGQLLQMLDKLENIAGGLSGIREALKREY comes from the coding sequence GTGCTGTTGCTCACTCAGACCTACGACCCTGCCCGCGTAGTCCACACGCCTACTTTAGAAACCCTCGAAGGCTTCCAGGGTACACACCCCCGCCTCGCCGACGACCGAACTTACCAACTCAACTTCCCCGATTTCCGCCGCCGTCTACTGCACTACGACCGGGCCACGGTGGCCCAGTACGAGGCGTTTCAGGAGGTAAAGAAGCAGCTGCTGGGCCGGGCCGCCGAGGACATGCGCCTGGAAGATTTCCGGCCCCGCGTGCTCACGTCCTTCGTGCGCAACCGCCTCATCGACCAGGTCTACCTGCCCATCATCGGGGCCAACTTGGCCAAGCAGATCGGCACCGCCGGGGAAGGCAAGCGCACCGACCTGATGGGTTTGCTCCTGCTCATCTCCCCGCCCGGCTACGGCAAAACCACGCTCATGGAGTACGTGGCCAACCGGCTAGGTCTTATCTTCATGAAGATCAACGGGCCGGCCATCGGGCACGCCGTGACCAGCGTGGACCCCGCCCAGGCCCCCAACGCCGGGGCGCGGCAGGAGCTCGAAAAGCTGAACCTGGCCTTCGAGATGGGCGACAACGTGATGATTTACGTCGACGACATTCAGCACTGCAACCCCGAGTTTCTGCAGAAGTTTATCTCGCTCTGCGACGCCCAGCGCAAGATTGAGGGCGTCTACCAGGGCCGCCCCCGCACCTACGACTTCCGGGGCCGCAAGGTGTGCGTGGTCATGGCCGGCAACCCCTACACCGAAAGCGGCGACGTGTTCCAGCTGCCCGACATGCTGGCCAACCGCGCCGACATCTACAACCTGGGCGACATTCTGACGGCCGGCTCCGAAGACGCCTTCCGCCTCTCCTACCTCGAAAACGCCCTGACCAGCAACGCAGCCCTGGCGCGCCTGTCCACCCAAAGCCCCCAGGACGTGCCCGCCCTCATCCGCCTGGCCGAGACCGGGCAGCAGGACGGCCTCAGCTTCGAGGGCAACCACTCGCCCGAGGAGCTCAACGAGTACGTGGCCGTGCTGCAAAAGCTGCTGCGCCTGCGCGACGTGGTGGCCCGCGTGAATGCCGCCTACATTGCCAGCGCCGCCCAGGCCGATGCCTACCGCACCGAGCCGCCGTTCAAGCTGCAGGGCTCCTACCGCAACATGAACAAGCTGGCCGAGAAAGTGCGCCCCGTGATGAACGACCAGGAAATCGAGCAGCTCCTGGCCGCCCACTACGAAAGCGAAGCCCAAACCCTGACCAGCGCCACCGAAGCCAACCTGCTCAAGCTGCGCGAGCTGCTGGGCTGGCTCACCCCCGAGCAAGCCGCCCGCTGGCAGCAAATCAAGCAAACCTACCTCGACAACCTCCGCAACTCCGGCGCCGGCCAGCTCCTGCAGATGCTGGATAAGCTGGAAAACATTGCCGGTGGGTTGAGTGGGATTCGGGAGGCACTGAAGCGGGAGTACTAA
- a CDS encoding ATP-binding protein codes for MINIYDADWLADFFHLNQQGRLIRRESVTTEFKREFDWASKESRSKYAKSMAAFANNRGGCLVFGIKNAPHEVVGISNFMAIDDAVITTFLNELFTPYIEFERTEHEVDGKTIGIIWVKENQTKPVVCIKDSAVTFGSDIYFRYGAKSEKIKAGDLVNIINQVREDETRKWRNIFEKCATIGVDNIGFLNKKTGEIKSNANTFILDEALLNQIQIVDKYSEKTEGSPALRIIGEIPEVARVITRAKPLYEEDLIKAFSTGHLEATPQDYIRAIVHGNTVNVPVYFLFHAMQLNIHQSIDFVSNLATTHRQKDNLLKRLRDILDMNKKHAIHTLGGTPHAEKRKEYFELIVSSQSVEITNVEEAARVSESLYSLRGDIYSHAHCLPILDKLRSYSSEMKQGQRYTFRGH; via the coding sequence ATGATCAATATATATGATGCTGATTGGCTCGCTGACTTCTTTCATCTAAATCAGCAAGGACGCTTGATTCGCCGCGAATCAGTTACTACCGAGTTTAAGCGTGAGTTTGACTGGGCTAGCAAAGAAAGTCGGTCTAAGTATGCTAAATCAATGGCTGCATTCGCTAATAACAGAGGCGGATGCCTAGTATTTGGGATTAAGAATGCCCCTCATGAGGTAGTGGGCATATCTAACTTCATGGCTATTGACGATGCAGTAATTACCACTTTTCTCAATGAACTGTTCACACCTTATATTGAGTTTGAGCGCACGGAGCATGAAGTAGATGGTAAAACTATAGGTATAATCTGGGTCAAGGAAAACCAGACCAAACCAGTCGTTTGCATTAAGGATTCAGCAGTCACGTTCGGTTCTGATATTTATTTCCGATATGGCGCGAAGTCAGAAAAGATAAAAGCTGGTGACTTAGTCAATATCATCAACCAAGTAAGGGAAGACGAAACTCGTAAATGGCGAAATATTTTTGAAAAATGTGCTACAATTGGAGTTGATAATATTGGATTTTTGAATAAGAAGACTGGTGAGATAAAATCAAACGCTAATACATTTATTCTTGACGAAGCCTTACTAAATCAGATTCAAATTGTAGATAAGTATTCAGAGAAGACAGAAGGATCCCCGGCCTTACGCATAATTGGCGAGATACCAGAAGTAGCACGGGTTATTACACGTGCCAAGCCATTGTATGAGGAAGACTTAATCAAAGCATTTAGCACTGGACATCTGGAGGCTACTCCTCAGGATTATATTAGGGCTATTGTGCATGGTAACACGGTTAATGTTCCTGTTTATTTTCTCTTTCACGCTATGCAACTTAACATTCATCAGTCTATTGATTTTGTAAGCAATTTAGCTACTACTCACCGCCAAAAAGACAACCTATTAAAAAGACTGCGCGACATACTGGACATGAATAAAAAGCATGCAATTCATACACTAGGTGGTACTCCTCATGCTGAAAAGCGCAAAGAGTATTTCGAGTTAATAGTAAGTTCTCAATCTGTAGAAATAACAAATGTCGAAGAAGCAGCAAGAGTATCAGAGAGTCTATACTCGCTAAGGGGCGATATTTACTCGCATGCACATTGCCTTCCTATTTTAGACAAGCTCCGCAGCTATTCTTCGGAAATGAAGCAAGGTCAACGCTATACTTTTCGGGGGCACTGA
- a CDS encoding helix-turn-helix domain-containing protein has protein sequence MARHPAASDSVLRRVRTWFELSLADLSLYLGVSQSLLQAIEAGQRGLTLPVRVALLPLRLQLPRPRCRLLRPPTPRCPRLRPRPTQPT, from the coding sequence ATGGCCCGCCATCCTGCTGCTTCTGATTCCGTACTGCGCCGGGTGCGGACCTGGTTTGAACTGAGTCTCGCTGACTTGTCCTTATACCTGGGTGTGAGCCAATCCTTGCTGCAAGCCATTGAGGCCGGGCAGCGTGGCCTCACCCTGCCCGTGCGCGTAGCCCTGCTGCCGCTGCGGCTTCAGCTGCCCCGCCCGAGGTGCCGGCTGCTCCGGCCGCCGACGCCCCGCTGCCCCCGGCTACGCCCGCGCCCGACGCAGCCGACCTGA
- a CDS encoding pyridoxamine 5'-phosphate oxidase family protein, with protein MGKQYPAISADTQAFIERQHVFFVGTAAADGRVNISPKGQDTLRVLGPNRVAWLNLTGSGNETAAHLLEVNRITLMWCAFEGPPNILRLYGTAAIYHPRDAEWTELLPLFPSLPGARQILVVDVDLVQTSCGMAVPFLDYRAERDELNDYMEQRGPEQVEQYWHNRNTRSIDGKPTGI; from the coding sequence ATGGGCAAGCAATACCCCGCCATCAGCGCCGACACTCAGGCCTTTATCGAGCGGCAGCACGTGTTCTTCGTGGGCACGGCCGCCGCGGATGGGCGCGTCAATATCTCGCCCAAGGGGCAGGATACGTTGCGCGTGCTGGGCCCCAACCGCGTGGCCTGGCTGAACCTGACCGGCAGCGGCAACGAAACCGCCGCCCACTTGCTGGAAGTAAACCGCATCACGCTGATGTGGTGCGCCTTTGAGGGCCCGCCCAACATCCTGCGCCTCTACGGCACGGCTGCCATCTACCACCCGCGCGACGCGGAGTGGACCGAGCTGCTGCCCCTGTTTCCGTCCCTGCCCGGCGCCCGGCAGATTCTGGTGGTCGACGTGGATCTGGTGCAGACGTCCTGCGGCATGGCCGTGCCCTTCCTCGACTACCGGGCCGAGCGCGACGAGCTGAACGACTACATGGAACAGCGCGGCCCCGAGCAGGTAGAGCAGTACTGGCACAACCGCAACACCCGCAGCATCGACGGCAAGCCCACTGGTATCTGA
- a CDS encoding helix-turn-helix domain-containing protein: protein MTPHYESISAFHRAIGSPPPAHPLLSLLTCQMLAPCTLGDKPLTADFYMISLKKISAGEFRYGRTRYDHEGGSLSFVKPGQLVELTHAELTENSFLIFLHEDYLLGHALHADIRKYGFFEYEANEALHVAPREEHIMWELFRQMEFEYGNNPDEYSRGIILTHLDALLKYSQRFYKRQFLNRSAALSGPVVARFTALLTAYFEQGQLQTQGLPTVKYLAGQLHTSPRYLTDLLKQETGHTALDHIHSFLLGEAKNLLLGTDNTIAQTAYQLGFDNPTYFSRLFKKEIGLTPREYRARFLN, encoded by the coding sequence ATGACGCCGCACTACGAGAGCATCAGCGCCTTCCACCGTGCCATTGGGAGCCCGCCGCCCGCACACCCGCTGCTCAGCCTGCTCACCTGCCAGATGCTGGCGCCCTGCACCCTGGGCGACAAGCCCCTGACGGCCGATTTTTACATGATCAGCCTGAAGAAAATCAGCGCCGGGGAGTTTCGCTACGGCCGCACCCGCTACGACCACGAAGGCGGGTCCCTCTCGTTTGTCAAGCCCGGGCAGCTGGTGGAGCTCACCCACGCCGAGCTGACCGAAAACTCCTTTCTGATCTTTCTCCACGAAGACTATCTGCTGGGCCACGCCCTGCACGCGGATATCCGCAAGTATGGCTTCTTCGAGTACGAGGCCAACGAGGCCCTGCACGTGGCCCCGCGCGAGGAGCACATCATGTGGGAGCTGTTCCGGCAGATGGAGTTCGAGTACGGCAACAATCCGGACGAGTACAGCCGCGGCATTATCCTGACCCACCTCGACGCGCTGCTGAAGTACTCCCAGCGGTTTTACAAGCGGCAGTTCCTGAACCGGAGCGCGGCGCTGTCGGGCCCCGTGGTGGCCCGTTTTACAGCTTTGCTCACCGCGTATTTCGAGCAAGGTCAGCTGCAAACCCAGGGCCTGCCCACGGTGAAGTACCTGGCCGGGCAGCTGCACACTTCCCCGCGCTACCTCACCGATTTGCTCAAGCAGGAAACCGGCCACACCGCCCTCGACCATATTCACTCATTTCTGCTGGGCGAGGCCAAAAACCTGCTGCTGGGCACCGACAATACCATTGCCCAAACGGCCTACCAGCTCGGCTTCGACAACCCGACCTACTTCTCCCGCCTTTTCAAGAAAGAAATCGGCCTGACCCCGCGTGAGTACCGGGCCCGGTTTCTGAACTAG
- a CDS encoding SDR family NAD(P)-dependent oxidoreductase, with protein MAKTIFITGASRGFGKLWAAAFLRRGDNVVATSRNVAGLQDLADAYGATFLPLALDITNRAQCQHAIGQAHAHFGRLDVVINNAGYGLIGAVEEVGEQDVRDALDANLLGTLWVTQAALPILRAQGQGHIIQLSSVLGMVSAPAMGIYSATKFAVEGLSEALAREVAGFGIRVTLVEPNVFKTDFGGSSAVQSPTLAAYDQIKASLWALPAFDPANYGSPEATVPIIQQLIDSDNPPLRLFMGRAAYPWVEQAYHERLASWQQWQPVAEAAHG; from the coding sequence ATGGCCAAGACCATCTTTATTACCGGCGCTTCCCGTGGATTCGGGAAACTCTGGGCCGCCGCTTTCCTTCGGCGCGGCGACAACGTGGTAGCTACTTCCCGCAACGTGGCCGGGCTCCAGGACCTGGCCGATGCTTACGGCGCCACCTTCCTGCCCCTGGCCCTCGACATCACCAACCGCGCCCAGTGCCAGCACGCCATCGGGCAAGCCCACGCGCATTTCGGCCGCCTCGACGTGGTCATCAACAACGCCGGCTACGGGCTGATCGGGGCCGTGGAGGAAGTTGGCGAGCAAGACGTGCGCGACGCCCTTGACGCGAACCTGCTCGGCACGCTCTGGGTTACCCAGGCCGCTTTGCCCATTCTGCGGGCCCAGGGCCAGGGGCACATTATTCAGCTTTCCAGCGTGCTGGGCATGGTCAGCGCCCCGGCCATGGGTATTTACAGCGCCACCAAGTTTGCCGTGGAAGGCCTGAGTGAGGCCCTGGCCCGGGAGGTAGCGGGCTTCGGCATCCGGGTGACGTTGGTGGAGCCCAACGTGTTCAAGACCGACTTCGGGGGCTCGTCGGCCGTGCAAAGCCCCACCCTGGCCGCTTACGACCAGATAAAGGCCAGCCTGTGGGCCCTGCCGGCTTTCGACCCGGCCAACTACGGCAGCCCCGAGGCCACGGTGCCCATTATCCAGCAGCTAATTGATTCCGACAACCCGCCCCTGCGCCTGTTTATGGGCCGGGCCGCCTACCCCTGGGTTGAGCAGGCCTACCACGAGCGGCTGGCTTCCTGGCAGCAGTGGCAGCCCGTAGCCGAGGCCGCCCACGGCTAA
- a CDS encoding OmpA family protein, with the protein MSTLHRSLAAACASLLLGTACSSDTKPATAAVPAPAPAVAAVATVPAAATAPATSASTPSNSVGFDPATAPIATPTLGAFPYFSLLDGYVKMDEKTAPGNSAREFNKDTNFDRYEFFDGAKLIPVEGRLRTVSALGKTASFFQAQKTYEKLVRDLGGVTVFEGSGQKMKELKLKYEDPRHRSRYGMTDQEKSGVYLLRTPDKEVWVEVYKTYSSDPENYWLTVVEKKVMPMEATVLPAAEMKKALDINGHVALYLNFDTDQATLKPDAQAIIAQIISLLSQNPDLKLAVQGHTDDAGTPAHNQELSEARARTVVATLTAQGIAPARLQAAGFGQTKPLTDNTTEVGKAKNRRVELVKL; encoded by the coding sequence ATGTCTACTCTTCATCGTTCCCTTGCCGCGGCCTGTGCATCTCTGCTACTGGGCACCGCTTGTTCCTCGGATACCAAGCCGGCTACTGCGGCAGTGCCCGCGCCTGCTCCTGCGGTAGCGGCCGTTGCGACCGTACCGGCTGCAGCTACGGCTCCCGCCACCAGTGCGTCGACTCCCTCAAATTCGGTTGGGTTCGACCCTGCCACGGCGCCAATTGCTACGCCCACACTCGGGGCTTTTCCTTATTTCAGCCTGCTGGACGGCTACGTGAAAATGGACGAGAAAACGGCCCCCGGTAACTCAGCCCGCGAGTTCAACAAGGACACCAACTTCGACCGGTACGAGTTTTTCGACGGGGCAAAACTGATTCCAGTGGAAGGCCGCTTGCGCACGGTTAGCGCCCTGGGCAAGACGGCCTCGTTCTTCCAGGCCCAGAAGACCTACGAGAAGCTGGTGCGTGATCTGGGTGGCGTGACCGTATTCGAAGGTTCGGGTCAGAAAATGAAGGAACTCAAACTCAAGTACGAAGATCCGCGACACCGGAGCCGCTACGGCATGACTGACCAGGAAAAATCGGGCGTTTACCTGCTGCGTACTCCCGACAAAGAAGTGTGGGTGGAGGTATACAAAACCTACTCCAGTGACCCGGAAAACTACTGGCTAACGGTGGTGGAAAAAAAGGTTATGCCCATGGAAGCCACCGTGCTGCCCGCTGCCGAAATGAAAAAAGCCCTTGACATTAATGGCCACGTGGCCCTCTACCTCAACTTCGACACCGACCAAGCCACCCTTAAGCCCGATGCTCAGGCTATCATTGCACAGATCATCAGCCTGCTGAGCCAAAATCCCGACCTCAAGCTGGCCGTGCAGGGCCACACCGACGACGCGGGTACCCCTGCGCACAACCAAGAGCTGTCGGAGGCGCGCGCCCGCACCGTGGTAGCTACCCTAACGGCCCAGGGCATCGCGCCCGCGCGCCTGCAAGCCGCCGGGTTTGGCCAAACGAAGCCCCTGACTGACAACACCACCGAAGTGGGCAAAGCCAAAAACCGCCGCGTCGAGTTGGTCAAACTCTAA